The proteins below come from a single Prolixibacter sp. NT017 genomic window:
- a CDS encoding AraC family transcriptional regulator, which translates to MELFRDLGLLSPVYVPLILSVVLFFSAGKDDHSKVWLGWGMLNAAFLFLANYFYFQKYYEIYTYLHSVHISSVLAAYPFIYTYILNLTSPPGKKVRAWIHFLPSIVFFFLSAPVFYLMLNVQERVQFMSEYRFAPDFSNPLMNYLLVVRFLNIVCLFVQIFLYFILSFRLLRKHRYEAVNWFADYGKIGLKWMWLFNGLFFGMAILSIFFYSVNPVKLFGDDRYLVIPLFLLGLLIWALGVLGFRQKPLFDERDRLAVKLEGHDESDSAIIKKIRTIFQEQKPWLNNDFKLADLCLELGTNRTYVSQAINRSYGVNFNTFVNQYRVDEAKRLLSSQPILLLEEVAIRSGFGSNVSMSRAFRQLENVTPGMLRDRLRYSTETESL; encoded by the coding sequence TTGGAACTTTTTCGCGATCTCGGTTTGTTAAGCCCGGTTTATGTGCCGTTGATTTTGTCGGTCGTTCTTTTCTTTTCGGCCGGAAAAGACGATCACAGCAAAGTGTGGCTGGGATGGGGCATGCTCAATGCAGCCTTCCTGTTTCTGGCCAACTACTTTTATTTCCAGAAGTATTACGAAATCTATACTTATCTGCACAGTGTGCACATCTCGTCGGTACTGGCTGCTTACCCGTTCATCTACACGTATATATTAAATCTCACATCGCCTCCGGGAAAAAAGGTGCGGGCCTGGATTCATTTCCTGCCATCCATTGTTTTCTTTTTCCTCAGTGCACCGGTTTTCTATTTGATGCTCAATGTGCAGGAACGGGTACAGTTCATGTCGGAGTACCGCTTTGCCCCCGATTTTTCCAATCCGCTGATGAACTACTTGTTGGTGGTTCGCTTTCTCAATATCGTTTGCCTCTTTGTGCAAATCTTCCTCTACTTTATTTTGTCGTTCCGGTTGTTGCGAAAACACCGCTACGAAGCTGTTAACTGGTTTGCCGACTACGGGAAAATCGGCCTTAAGTGGATGTGGTTGTTCAACGGACTCTTTTTCGGCATGGCCATCCTCAGCATTTTCTTCTATTCGGTCAACCCGGTTAAATTATTTGGCGACGACCGCTACCTGGTCATCCCGCTGTTTTTGCTGGGGTTGCTCATCTGGGCGTTGGGTGTGCTGGGATTCCGCCAGAAGCCACTCTTCGATGAGCGCGACCGACTGGCCGTAAAATTGGAGGGGCACGATGAATCCGATTCGGCCATCATCAAAAAAATCAGAACGATTTTTCAGGAGCAAAAGCCCTGGTTGAACAACGATTTCAAACTGGCCGATCTTTGCCTGGAGCTGGGAACCAACCGCACGTACGTGTCGCAGGCCATCAATCGCAGTTACGGTGTGAACTTCAACACCTTCGTTAACCAGTACCGGGTCGACGAGGCCAAGCGACTGCTCTCCAGTCAGCCTATCCTCTTGCTCGAGGAAGTAGCCATCCGCTCCGGTTTTGGTTCCAATGTGTCCATGTCCCGTGCCTTCAGGCAACTAGAAAATGTAACGCCCGGCATGTTACGCGACCGGTTACGGTATTCCACTGAAACGGAAAGTCTTTAG
- a CDS encoding CoA pyrophosphatase, with protein sequence MTDFYQIQSYLRFALSHSLPGEKAHRLLLPVGRKLKPVTSDLSVNQSGVLLTLFPDNKELYTCFIRRPETMKNHAGQISFPGGRQEEQDPDLIATALRESQEEVGVIPSSIDILGRLSPLYVPVSNFFISPVVGWSESKPDFQINHTEVDDLILVPVNELLAPNAIQTTQIETRNGPREVPCFRFNGHIIWGATAMIFSEFREVLKQMPVRTP encoded by the coding sequence ATGACAGACTTTTATCAAATACAATCCTATCTCCGGTTTGCACTTTCGCATTCCCTTCCGGGAGAAAAAGCGCATCGTTTGCTGCTTCCCGTCGGGCGAAAACTTAAGCCGGTTACCAGTGATTTGTCTGTCAATCAAAGCGGCGTTTTGCTGACATTGTTCCCCGACAATAAGGAACTTTACACCTGCTTCATTCGGCGGCCGGAAACCATGAAAAATCATGCCGGCCAGATTTCTTTCCCGGGAGGAAGACAGGAAGAACAGGACCCCGATTTGATTGCAACCGCCTTACGGGAATCGCAGGAAGAAGTCGGCGTGATTCCTTCCAGCATCGATATTTTGGGGAGACTGAGCCCGTTATACGTGCCGGTCAGCAACTTCTTTATTTCGCCGGTAGTTGGCTGGAGCGAATCAAAGCCGGATTTTCAGATCAATCACACCGAAGTAGATGATTTGATTTTAGTTCCGGTCAACGAATTACTGGCCCCGAATGCCATCCAAACCACGCAGATTGAAACGCGAAACGGTCCCAGGGAAGTTCCCTGTTTTCGCTTCAACGGTCATATTATCTGGGGCGCTACCGCAATGATTTTCTCCGAATTCCGGGAAGTTCTGAAACAGATGCCTGTCAGGACGCCTTAA
- a CDS encoding transporter substrate-binding domain-containing protein, giving the protein MRTRRYIFLLFTVFSILVISCERATAPTRVEDDHFPKQTNELDKVLKDGKLKAVVDYNSTNYFVYRGRPMGFQYELLKALAKHMGVTLEINVRNNLEETFNDLNAGRVDLVAKNLTITKERNQIVSFTYPLGQTRQVLVQRKPRNWRQMTEEEINQHLVRNQLDLAGKTIYVQKNTAYAERMRSLSDEIGAEIHLKEDSVYGVEQLVAMVAEGKIDYTVCDENVGKVNEGYYPNLDVKTPVSFPQYLAWAVRKDSPSLKQYIDEWIQNFRKSDQYRKLYNKYFRNPRTASIVQSNYHSLNGNHLSRYDSIIKKDSKEIHWDWRLVASIIYQESRFDPHAESWAGAVGLMQLMPETADWFNVNDLLDPKQNIYGGTQMLSWLDNYFSDDIPDKTERLKFVLAAYNVGLGHVLDARRLARKYGKDPNIWDGNVDYFLLHKSVAKYYKDPLVKWGYCRGEEPYNYVKEVWDRYLHYRNLFKAS; this is encoded by the coding sequence ATGAGAACCAGAAGATACATATTTCTTCTCTTCACTGTTTTCTCTATACTGGTCATTTCATGTGAGCGGGCTACTGCCCCAACACGTGTCGAGGATGACCATTTCCCGAAACAAACGAATGAATTGGACAAAGTCCTGAAAGACGGGAAGCTGAAAGCAGTTGTAGATTATAACTCCACCAACTATTTCGTCTACCGTGGTCGTCCCATGGGATTTCAGTACGAATTGCTGAAAGCCCTGGCCAAACACATGGGAGTAACACTGGAAATCAATGTGCGGAATAACCTGGAGGAGACATTTAATGATTTGAATGCCGGCCGGGTTGACCTCGTGGCCAAAAACCTGACGATAACGAAAGAACGTAATCAGATTGTTTCGTTTACTTACCCATTGGGACAAACCCGTCAGGTGCTGGTGCAGCGAAAACCCAGGAACTGGCGTCAAATGACCGAAGAGGAGATCAATCAACATTTGGTCCGTAATCAGCTCGACCTTGCCGGGAAGACAATTTATGTGCAGAAGAATACCGCTTACGCGGAGAGGATGCGCAGTCTGTCCGACGAGATTGGAGCTGAAATCCACTTAAAAGAAGACTCGGTTTACGGCGTGGAACAGTTGGTAGCCATGGTGGCCGAAGGAAAAATCGATTACACCGTTTGCGACGAGAACGTTGGAAAAGTCAACGAAGGCTACTACCCCAACCTCGATGTGAAAACTCCGGTCAGCTTTCCTCAGTACCTGGCCTGGGCGGTTCGTAAAGATTCGCCTTCGCTGAAGCAATACATCGATGAGTGGATTCAGAATTTCCGCAAGTCGGACCAATACCGGAAACTGTACAACAAATATTTCCGTAATCCGCGCACAGCTTCTATCGTGCAGAGCAATTATCACTCGCTCAACGGAAACCATCTTTCGCGCTACGATTCTATCATCAAGAAAGATAGTAAGGAAATTCACTGGGACTGGCGTTTGGTTGCTTCAATCATATACCAGGAATCGCGCTTCGATCCGCATGCGGAATCGTGGGCAGGAGCTGTTGGCTTGATGCAGTTGATGCCGGAAACGGCCGACTGGTTTAATGTAAACGACTTGTTAGATCCGAAACAGAATATTTATGGCGGAACGCAGATGCTTTCGTGGCTCGACAATTATTTCTCCGACGATATTCCTGATAAGACTGAACGGTTGAAATTTGTACTGGCGGCTTACAACGTTGGATTGGGGCACGTGCTCGATGCCCGTCGGCTGGCCCGGAAATACGGGAAAGATCCGAATATTTGGGATGGTAATGTCGATTACTTCCTGTTGCACAAATCAGTGGCGAAGTATTACAAGGATCCGCTAGTGAAGTGGGGATATTGTCGCGGAGAAGAACCTTACAACTACGTGAAAGAGGTTTGGGACCGGTACCTGCATTACCGCAATTTGTTTAAGGCGTCCTGA
- a CDS encoding lysylphosphatidylglycerol synthase transmembrane domain-containing protein, translated as MKKKILDIAKALIFLALGIFLFWLVYRGQDIDRIKSVLKNSVDYRWIWFSLFLGLLSHISRTLRWVILIKPLGKKPRKLNTFFAVMIGYLMNLALPRLGEVSRCGALSKYENISMSKLLGTVVLERFVDVIMLLLLTLFVFVTQFDKMLLFLHHNPEVEDKVLAVLTSPVLIGAVIFGIAALIIFRKKYGHLPAAKKFNEVLSNFGEGFRSFKTMDNKLTFVFHTVFIWGMYFLMSYVSFQAFEFTSGLPILAGMTVFVLGSYGMVAPVQGGIGAWHVMTIEGLALYGVAKSNGVIFAFLVHAAQTSMMLIVGLISLWALPFINRRRA; from the coding sequence TTGAAGAAAAAGATACTCGATATAGCCAAGGCATTAATTTTTCTGGCATTAGGCATATTTCTCTTCTGGCTCGTTTACCGCGGTCAGGATATCGACCGCATTAAATCGGTGTTGAAAAATAGCGTAGATTACCGCTGGATTTGGTTTTCACTGTTTCTTGGCCTGCTAAGCCACATCAGTCGCACGTTGCGCTGGGTTATCCTGATCAAACCATTGGGAAAAAAGCCCCGCAAACTCAACACTTTTTTTGCCGTAATGATTGGTTACTTAATGAATTTGGCCCTTCCACGTTTGGGTGAAGTTTCGCGTTGCGGTGCCTTGTCGAAGTACGAAAATATTTCCATGTCGAAATTGCTGGGTACCGTGGTACTCGAACGTTTCGTCGACGTCATCATGCTCTTGCTACTCACCTTGTTTGTATTTGTTACCCAGTTTGATAAGATGCTGCTCTTCCTGCATCACAACCCGGAAGTAGAAGACAAAGTGCTCGCTGTTCTCACGTCACCGGTATTGATTGGAGCAGTGATTTTCGGAATTGCTGCCCTTATTATCTTCCGGAAGAAATACGGCCATTTGCCCGCAGCTAAGAAATTCAATGAAGTACTTAGCAATTTTGGTGAAGGATTCCGTTCATTCAAAACCATGGATAATAAGCTGACGTTTGTTTTCCACACCGTTTTTATCTGGGGCATGTACTTCCTGATGAGCTACGTTTCCTTCCAGGCTTTTGAATTCACCAGCGGCTTACCAATTCTGGCCGGCATGACTGTATTTGTGCTGGGAAGTTATGGAATGGTTGCCCCGGTTCAGGGTGGAATTGGTGCCTGGCACGTAATGACTATCGAAGGTTTGGCCCTTTATGGAGTAGCGAAAAGTAACGGCGTTATTTTTGCCTTTTTGGTACATGCTGCCCAAACGTCCATGATGCTTATCGTCGGGTTGATTTCCCTTTGGGCATTGCCATTCATTAACCGTCGCCGGGCTTAG
- a CDS encoding ABC transporter permease, translating to MLLLKLILESFRFAYNALIVNKLRTFLSLLGITIGIFSIISVLTVIDSLERAIRNSMESLGSNVIYIQKWPWAPPEGETEYPWWKYMNRPVPSLQEAEDILRRSQLSQDASFNVGFQRTVQVGRNSAENVQIMGTSPGLIHIWSLDVARGRAFSEIEMNSARNLGMLGADVASQLFPNENPVGKTIKIQGYKIYIIGVFTKMGEDMFGTSMDKRVLLPIKFAARMVDIRSDMGQSIIVKGKEGVSAQRLHDDLEGVMRSIRRLKPSEENDFALNEVSLISGQLDNFFRIFNLAGWIIGGFAILVGGFGIANIMFVSVRERTRIIGIQKSLGAKNYFIMLEFLFESVVLSVMGGLIGLLIVYGGAVFVSQVSSFQISLTLGNILTGIFISATIGIVAGMLPARKASGLDPVEAINTV from the coding sequence ATGCTTTTACTCAAACTCATACTCGAAAGTTTCCGTTTTGCATACAATGCTTTAATCGTAAACAAATTGCGAACATTTCTTTCGCTTTTGGGAATTACGATCGGCATCTTCAGTATCATATCGGTTTTAACCGTGATTGACTCGCTGGAACGGGCCATTCGTAACAGTATGGAGTCGTTGGGTAGCAACGTAATTTATATTCAGAAATGGCCGTGGGCTCCGCCCGAAGGTGAAACAGAATATCCCTGGTGGAAATACATGAACCGCCCGGTTCCCAGCCTACAGGAGGCTGAAGATATTTTGCGGCGTTCGCAATTGTCGCAAGATGCGTCATTCAATGTCGGTTTTCAGCGCACCGTACAAGTGGGTAGAAACAGTGCCGAGAATGTGCAAATCATGGGAACCTCGCCCGGATTGATTCACATCTGGTCGCTGGATGTGGCACGGGGCAGGGCATTCTCCGAAATTGAGATGAACTCAGCACGGAACCTCGGTATGCTGGGAGCAGATGTGGCATCACAACTTTTCCCGAATGAAAATCCGGTTGGGAAAACCATCAAAATACAAGGCTATAAAATTTATATCATCGGTGTCTTTACCAAAATGGGCGAAGACATGTTCGGTACCAGTATGGACAAGCGGGTGCTGCTTCCCATCAAGTTTGCGGCCCGCATGGTCGACATACGCAGCGACATGGGGCAAAGCATCATTGTAAAAGGGAAAGAAGGCGTATCGGCACAGCGGCTCCACGACGATTTGGAAGGAGTAATGCGTTCCATCCGGCGACTTAAACCAAGCGAAGAAAACGACTTTGCACTGAACGAAGTAAGCCTCATTTCCGGCCAGCTCGATAATTTCTTCCGGATCTTCAATCTGGCTGGGTGGATCATCGGAGGATTTGCCATCCTTGTGGGAGGTTTCGGTATTGCGAACATCATGTTCGTTTCGGTTCGGGAGCGGACGCGAATCATCGGAATCCAAAAATCGCTGGGTGCGAAAAATTACTTCATTATGCTGGAGTTCCTTTTCGAATCGGTCGTTCTTTCCGTTATGGGAGGATTGATTGGATTACTGATTGTGTATGGCGGAGCCGTTTTTGTCAGTCAGGTTTCGTCCTTCCAGATCTCACTAACGCTGGGAAACATTCTCACCGGAATTTTCATTTCAGCCACTATCGGAATAGTAGCCGGAATGTTACCAGCCCGAAAGGCGTCCGGTCTCGACCCGGTAGAAGCGATCAATACGGTTTAA
- a CDS encoding putative porin — translation MNFQRQIGLLFILLALAGTVKAQRGMPENVGKQRLSANPQKKDSIVSIIHVFNMVDGLSRPQRVQLDTALTDFQEYKPYYENNISVQNLGNFGTAYQSNQFFNRKQYSDFIFLNNHGAYGIWPGTTDYYNTTTPYTLLQYGQWFNNRPNGETWLDVLHTQNVSPEFNFGIHYGSIGSQGQYLNAEAKDNNLSLFLSYNGPKYDLWFTVGHNSFKNQESGGLLRPTDVKNPDLKPENMPVWLDGANSKMQNLYASLSHQFKVGSWKEVKEENEMYQKFVPRVAFMHTIDFANSQRAFTETDPNPYFVFSNPVDTVYFYGNGHQPLINSKVGTTSDLATNDKAGERRVTNTFRMKVLESADRKYSFGKQAFIGNNLIKVYYPMKGANDTVGLTQSHNLTNTYIGGALYRTEGKFWSWNAFGKYYIQGYKFGDFDISGYVEKPIRTKRDTSVLHVYGRMQNETPDYFLQHYFSNHYQWDNNFYRTYNLSVGGYYDNPHWRLTTGADYRIVNNYIYFNENAVPEQASSEFSVMQAYLAKEFVAGGLHFYNKFVYQWTTTDKYLHLPEIMFRNRTYYQTLVSQVLHVQIGFDFHYESSYYADNYNPATGMFYVQNTEKVGNYPWLDAFINLKLKRTRFYLKYSNLGEKFMNGGYFRTPTYPEQIATMCFGVAWSFYN, via the coding sequence ATGAATTTTCAGAGACAAATAGGACTCTTGTTTATCCTGCTGGCGTTGGCCGGCACGGTGAAGGCTCAACGTGGTATGCCCGAGAATGTGGGCAAGCAACGTCTGTCTGCCAATCCACAGAAGAAGGACTCCATCGTTTCGATCATTCATGTATTTAATATGGTGGACGGCTTGTCGCGTCCGCAGCGCGTACAGCTTGATACAGCCCTGACGGATTTTCAGGAGTATAAGCCCTATTACGAGAATAATATTTCGGTGCAAAACCTGGGAAACTTTGGGACGGCTTACCAAAGCAATCAATTCTTTAACCGTAAGCAATATTCGGATTTCATTTTCCTGAATAATCACGGAGCTTATGGTATTTGGCCCGGGACGACTGACTACTACAATACCACTACTCCTTATACCCTATTGCAATACGGACAGTGGTTCAATAATCGGCCCAATGGCGAAACCTGGCTGGATGTTTTGCACACACAAAATGTATCGCCCGAGTTTAATTTTGGGATTCATTACGGCTCGATTGGTTCGCAGGGGCAATACCTCAATGCGGAAGCCAAAGACAATAACCTGAGTCTGTTTTTGAGTTACAACGGCCCGAAGTATGACCTCTGGTTTACCGTCGGGCACAACAGTTTTAAGAATCAGGAAAGTGGTGGATTGCTTCGCCCAACGGATGTTAAGAATCCGGATTTGAAGCCGGAGAACATGCCTGTTTGGCTCGATGGCGCTAACTCGAAAATGCAAAATCTGTATGCGAGTTTATCGCACCAGTTTAAAGTAGGAAGCTGGAAGGAAGTGAAAGAAGAGAATGAGATGTATCAGAAATTCGTTCCCCGTGTGGCTTTCATGCATACCATCGACTTTGCTAACAGTCAACGCGCATTCACTGAAACGGACCCGAATCCGTATTTTGTATTCAGTAATCCGGTGGATACGGTTTACTTTTACGGAAATGGACACCAGCCATTGATCAATTCAAAAGTGGGGACCACATCTGATTTGGCTACCAACGATAAAGCTGGTGAAAGAAGGGTTACCAACACCTTTCGGATGAAAGTTCTGGAATCGGCTGACAGGAAGTACTCTTTCGGAAAGCAGGCATTCATCGGGAACAATCTGATTAAAGTTTACTACCCGATGAAAGGTGCAAACGACACCGTCGGGTTGACACAGTCGCACAACCTCACGAACACGTATATCGGTGGTGCATTGTACCGTACCGAAGGAAAGTTCTGGAGTTGGAACGCTTTTGGAAAATACTACATACAAGGATATAAATTTGGTGATTTTGACATCAGTGGTTATGTCGAAAAACCCATTCGCACTAAGCGTGATACCTCGGTGCTTCACGTTTACGGAAGAATGCAAAACGAGACGCCGGATTATTTCTTGCAGCATTACTTCTCGAATCACTATCAATGGGACAATAACTTCTACAGAACCTACAACTTATCAGTGGGCGGATATTATGACAATCCGCACTGGCGTCTGACCACTGGTGCTGACTATCGTATCGTTAATAACTATATTTATTTTAACGAGAACGCTGTGCCCGAGCAGGCAAGCTCGGAGTTCTCTGTCATGCAGGCTTATCTGGCCAAGGAGTTTGTGGCAGGAGGACTACATTTCTATAATAAGTTTGTTTATCAATGGACTACTACTGATAAATATCTTCATCTGCCGGAGATCATGTTCCGGAACCGTACTTATTATCAAACGCTGGTTTCGCAGGTTTTGCATGTGCAAATCGGGTTTGATTTTCATTATGAATCCAGTTACTATGCCGATAATTATAATCCGGCGACTGGAATGTTTTATGTTCAGAATACCGAAAAAGTCGGTAACTACCCTTGGCTCGATGCCTTTATCAATCTTAAACTGAAACGTACCCGGTTCTATTTGAAATATTCGAACCTGGGTGAAAAGTTTATGAACGGGGGCTATTTCAGAACCCCGACTTATCCCGAACAGATTGCAACTATGTGCTTTGGAGTAGCCTGGTCGTTCTACAACTAG
- the rsmA gene encoding 16S rRNA (adenine(1518)-N(6)/adenine(1519)-N(6))-dimethyltransferase RsmA, translating to MTVRAKKNLGQHFLTDKNIARKIVESLLKKDIKQVLEVGPGMGVLTQFLLEEKDLQTYVVEIDRESVAYLHEHFPALGDHVISGDFLKMNLSEKLSGPFALIGNFPYNISSQIFFRVLEYRNQIPAVVGMIQKEVAERIAAGPGSKTYGILSVLLQTWYDIEYLFTVHEHVFSPPPKVKSAVIRLTRNKVESLECDEKLLFTIVKQSFNQRRKTLRNSLKGLVPEIDQLDPAWLKKRPEQLSVLEFIELTREIEKVRSFGN from the coding sequence ATGACAGTAAGGGCAAAGAAAAACCTGGGACAGCATTTTCTAACGGACAAAAATATTGCCCGCAAGATTGTGGAGAGCCTGCTAAAGAAGGATATTAAACAGGTGCTGGAAGTTGGGCCGGGTATGGGCGTACTGACGCAGTTCCTGCTGGAAGAGAAAGATTTACAAACGTATGTGGTTGAGATTGACCGGGAGTCGGTTGCTTATTTGCACGAGCATTTCCCTGCTCTTGGAGACCATGTGATTTCCGGTGATTTTCTGAAAATGAATTTATCGGAGAAACTTTCCGGACCTTTTGCTTTGATTGGAAACTTCCCCTATAATATTTCTTCCCAGATTTTTTTCAGGGTACTGGAATATCGCAATCAGATTCCCGCGGTGGTGGGAATGATCCAGAAAGAGGTCGCTGAGCGCATCGCCGCAGGACCGGGAAGTAAAACCTACGGAATCCTGAGTGTACTGCTGCAGACCTGGTACGATATCGAGTATCTATTTACAGTACACGAACACGTTTTCTCACCGCCACCTAAAGTAAAATCGGCTGTTATCCGGTTAACCCGGAATAAGGTGGAATCGTTGGAATGCGACGAGAAATTGCTATTCACTATCGTGAAGCAATCCTTTAATCAGCGGCGAAAAACACTGCGAAACAGTTTGAAAGGACTTGTTCCGGAAATCGACCAGCTCGATCCTGCCTGGCTAAAGAAACGGCCGGAGCAATTGTCTGTTCTGGAGTTTATTGAACTGACCCGCGAAATAGAAAAGGTACGTTCGTTCGGAAATTAA
- a CDS encoding FtsX-like permease family protein, translating into MSRINTELYIARRIFSTREGKKRFSRSIVSFAIIGIALGLIVMILSVAIVTGFKSQIRKKVIGFGSDIQVVNYDSNSSYENKPVPKQQPWLDSLRGMPDVRHVEMFATKPGIIKTKKEIQGVVLKGVGPDFDWSFFRKNMVEGKIFHVKDSIRTDDVIISQQLSDLLKLKLGDPLFMYFLNDASSAPRMRRFKITGIYKTNLEEFDKLFILADIKHIQRLNNWTNNQVSGFEVALNNYDEIDHMTQEVRNLTLRYEDQKNLPVLRTVSIKYKYPQIFDWLNLLDMNVWVILALILMVAGFNMVSGLLILILERTNMIGILKALGTENMSVRKVFLYLSTFLIGKGMLWGNIIGLLICFLQAQFGIIKLDPTSYYVNTVPINLKLLHFVLLNIGTLVITVSMLVIPSWYISRITPDKAIRFD; encoded by the coding sequence GTGTCCCGAATCAACACAGAACTATATATAGCACGTAGGATTTTTTCTACCCGCGAGGGGAAAAAGCGGTTTTCGCGTTCCATTGTTTCATTCGCCATTATCGGCATAGCATTGGGACTTATCGTGATGATTCTCTCCGTGGCAATTGTCACCGGTTTCAAATCGCAAATCCGCAAGAAGGTAATTGGTTTTGGTTCCGATATTCAAGTGGTGAACTACGATTCCAATTCGTCATACGAAAACAAGCCCGTCCCCAAACAACAGCCGTGGCTCGACTCGCTACGCGGCATGCCGGATGTGAGGCACGTGGAAATGTTTGCGACCAAACCCGGTATCATCAAAACCAAAAAGGAAATTCAGGGCGTCGTGCTGAAAGGAGTTGGCCCCGATTTTGACTGGAGCTTTTTCCGCAAAAACATGGTCGAGGGCAAAATCTTTCATGTTAAGGATTCGATTCGCACCGACGACGTTATCATCTCGCAACAGCTGTCAGACTTACTGAAACTGAAATTGGGCGATCCGCTATTCATGTATTTTCTGAACGATGCCTCGAGTGCTCCGCGCATGCGTCGTTTTAAAATAACCGGCATATACAAAACCAATCTCGAAGAGTTTGACAAGTTGTTCATTCTTGCCGACATCAAGCACATTCAGCGTTTGAATAACTGGACGAATAACCAGGTAAGCGGTTTTGAAGTTGCGCTGAATAATTACGACGAGATAGATCACATGACGCAGGAGGTTCGTAACCTCACACTTCGATACGAGGATCAGAAAAACCTGCCGGTTTTGCGGACCGTAAGTATCAAATATAAGTATCCACAGATTTTCGACTGGCTGAACCTCCTAGACATGAACGTTTGGGTTATTCTGGCTCTGATTTTAATGGTCGCCGGTTTTAACATGGTATCCGGCCTGCTGATTCTTATCCTTGAACGCACTAACATGATTGGTATTTTGAAAGCGCTGGGGACTGAAAACATGAGTGTTCGGAAGGTGTTTCTTTACCTGTCTACTTTCCTAATCGGGAAAGGGATGCTGTGGGGCAACATCATTGGTTTGTTGATTTGTTTCCTTCAGGCGCAGTTTGGTATCATCAAACTCGATCCAACGTCGTACTACGTCAACACCGTTCCAATCAACCTTAAGCTGCTTCACTTTGTTCTGTTGAATATCGGAACGCTGGTTATTACCGTATCGATGCTGGTGATTCCTTCATGGTATATTTCCCGCATCACCCCGGACAAAGCCATCCGGTTCGATTGA